The genome window CTACCGCGCCGGCAAATATGACGATGCGCTTGCCATGACCAAGCGCTATATCGCGCTTTACCCGACGCAGGCTGAAGCAGCCTACGCCTATTACATCACCGGTCTTTGCTACTACCGCCAGATCCCGGACGTTACGCGCGAACAGAGCATGACGCGCCGTTCGATTGCCGCCTTCAACGAAGTGGTCGAGCGTTACCCGGATTCCGAATATGTCGAGGATTCCAAGGCCAAGATCCGTTTCGGCCGCGATCAGCTTGCCGGCAAGGAAATGCAGGTCGGCCGCTATTATCTTGAGCGCAAGGAATATCTGGCAGCCATCAAGCGCTTTCGCGGTGTCGTCGAACAATATTCCAACACGCGTCACGTTGAAGAAGCTTTGGCCCGCCTGGTCGAAGCCAACTACGCATTGGGCCTGACCAATGAGGCACAGGCGGCGGCGGCGGTGCTCGGCCAGAACTATCCTGATAGCCAATGGTACAAGGATAGCTACAAGCTTCTGCAGAGTGGCGGGCTTGAGCCGCGCGAAAGCGCCGGTTCATGGCTGTCCAAGGCCGCAACGGCCATCACTGGTGGCAAAGACGGCGTCTAATTTAAACACCTAACCTGAGCGATCATGCTTTCGCATCTGTCGATCCGCGATATTGTTCTGATTGAACGGCTCGACATCGAGTTTCGCGAAGGCTTGTCGGTACTGACCGGCGAGACCGGTGCCGGTAAATCCATCCTGCTCGATGCCTTGTCGCTTGCGCTTGGAGCACGCGGCGACGCCTCCCTCGTGCGCCACGGTGCAGAGCAGGGACAGGTTACGGCTGTCTTTGACGTGATGGGTAGCCACCCGGCGCGCACCCTGTTGCGCGAAAACGATATCGACGACGACGGCGACATCATCCTGCGCCGCGTCCAGACCGCCGATGGCCGCAGCCGCGTCTTCATCAACGACCAGGCGGCAAGCGTCACGCTGCTCAAGGAGCTTGGCCGCAGGCTCGTTGAAATCCACGGTCAGCATGACGACCGCGCCCTGATCGACATCGATATCCACCGCACATTGCTGGACGCGTTCGGCGCATTGGAAACCAAAGCTGCGCTTGTCCGGGCGCTGCACAAGACGTGGCGCGATACAGAGCACGCCCTGGTTCGTCACCGCGCCAAGGTGGAAGCGGCGACACGCGAGGCTGATTACCTGCGCGCCTCGGTCGAGGAGCTTGCCAAGCTCGATCCCGAACCGCAGGAAGAAGAGACGCTGGCAATCAAGCGCACGGACATGATGCGCTCGGAAAAGATCGCAGGCGATGTCAACGATGCTAACGAGGTCCTTTCCGGCAATGCGTCGCCCGTGCCCTCGCTCGCCAGTCTGGTTCGGAGGCTCGAGCGCAAGGTGCCGGAGGCACCGCAATTGCTGGAGCCTGTGGTCAAGGCGATTGATGAGGCACTGAATGCGCTGGCCGAAGCGCAGAATGGTATCGAACAGGCGATTCGCGCCATCGACTTCGACCCGCGTGTGCTCGAACAGACGGAAGAACGGCTGTTCGCGCTTCGTGCCGCCGCGCGGAAATACTCGGTTGCGGTCGATGATCTCCCCGCTCTGCGGGACCGCATGGACGCCGACCTTGCCGATATCGACGCCGGTGCAGAACGCCTTGCTGCATTGGAAAAGGAAGCCGTCGCGGCGCGCGAGACCTATGATCAGGCAGCTCTGGCGCTCTCAGTGGACCGCCGCGAAACCGCCGACCATCTGAAACAGGCTGTCATGGCCGAACTTCCCGCGCTGAAACTCGAACGGGCGGAATTCATTGTTGAGATGGCAACAGATCCGCAGAACCGCACATCCGATGGTATCGATACGGTCGAGTACTGGGTGCGGACCAATCCCGGCACCCGTGCCGGCCCCATGATGAAAGTCGCGTCCGGCGGCGAGCTTTCGCGTTTCCTGCTGGCGCTGAAAGTGGCGCTTGCCGATCGCGGCTCAGCCCCGACGCTGGTGTTCGATGAAATCGATACGGGCGTGGGTGGTGCCGTTGCCGATGCTATCGGCCAGCGGCTGCGGCGTCTCGCCGGGCAGGTGCAGGTGCTGTCGG of Phyllobacterium zundukense contains these proteins:
- a CDS encoding outer membrane protein assembly factor BamD, which encodes MSINTGFGNKARMALLLVPIASAIAISGCASKDDDLDLNAYVDTIEPADVLYNQALANLNSGRLDEAAKKFDAVDRQHPYSEFARKSLVMGAFANYRAGKYDDALAMTKRYIALYPTQAEAAYAYYITGLCYYRQIPDVTREQSMTRRSIAAFNEVVERYPDSEYVEDSKAKIRFGRDQLAGKEMQVGRYYLERKEYLAAIKRFRGVVEQYSNTRHVEEALARLVEANYALGLTNEAQAAAAVLGQNYPDSQWYKDSYKLLQSGGLEPRESAGSWLSKAATAITGGKDGV
- the recN gene encoding DNA repair protein RecN; amino-acid sequence: MLSHLSIRDIVLIERLDIEFREGLSVLTGETGAGKSILLDALSLALGARGDASLVRHGAEQGQVTAVFDVMGSHPARTLLRENDIDDDGDIILRRVQTADGRSRVFINDQAASVTLLKELGRRLVEIHGQHDDRALIDIDIHRTLLDAFGALETKAALVRALHKTWRDTEHALVRHRAKVEAATREADYLRASVEELAKLDPEPQEEETLAIKRTDMMRSEKIAGDVNDANEVLSGNASPVPSLASLVRRLERKVPEAPQLLEPVVKAIDEALNALAEAQNGIEQAIRAIDFDPRVLEQTEERLFALRAAARKYSVAVDDLPALRDRMDADLADIDAGAERLAALEKEAVAARETYDQAALALSVDRRETADHLKQAVMAELPALKLERAEFIVEMATDPQNRTSDGIDTVEYWVRTNPGTRAGPMMKVASGGELSRFLLALKVALADRGSAPTLVFDEIDTGVGGAVADAIGQRLRRLAGQVQVLSVTHAPQVAARAQTHFLIAKAAAGNDRVATSIRAMETGDRQEEIARMLAGASVTDEARAAAVRLLRENAAAAS